Proteins from a genomic interval of Amycolatopsis sp. cg13:
- a CDS encoding GNAT family N-acetyltransferase, which translates to MLLADASVRSLGPADLSACLDLGTDRGWPREERKWAMLLDVGRGFGIDAPDGGLAAAAVLTRTGPTASVSMVVVAERFARQGLGRRVTAQALDAAGDAVVSLHTTEKARPLYESMGFEFDGGCNDHRGRFTDDDGPAARPIGPADVARVYELDSAAQGFARRELLNRMLFEADHVYVTDDGYALGTAQAGVLVIGPVVAADEDQARALIRGIARTASGDLRLAVDHRFPELSAWCEARGLAVHGPAPRLVLHGKALPGPAEVRFSPYNTALG; encoded by the coding sequence GTGCTGCTCGCCGACGCCTCGGTCCGCTCGCTCGGGCCCGCCGATCTGTCCGCCTGCCTCGACCTCGGAACCGATCGCGGATGGCCGCGCGAAGAACGGAAATGGGCGATGCTGCTGGACGTCGGCCGCGGATTCGGCATCGACGCGCCGGACGGCGGCCTCGCCGCGGCGGCGGTGCTCACCCGGACCGGGCCGACCGCGAGCGTGTCGATGGTCGTCGTCGCGGAGCGGTTCGCGCGGCAGGGGCTCGGCCGTCGCGTGACGGCGCAGGCGCTCGACGCGGCCGGTGACGCCGTGGTTTCCTTGCACACCACGGAAAAAGCGCGTCCGCTGTACGAATCGATGGGCTTCGAGTTCGACGGCGGTTGCAACGACCATCGCGGCCGGTTCACCGACGACGACGGCCCAGCGGCGCGGCCGATCGGTCCGGCGGACGTGGCGCGAGTGTACGAATTGGACAGTGCGGCACAAGGCTTCGCACGGCGAGAGTTGTTGAACCGCATGCTGTTTGAGGCCGACCACGTCTACGTGACTGACGACGGTTACGCGCTCGGCACCGCGCAAGCCGGGGTGCTGGTGATCGGTCCGGTGGTGGCCGCGGACGAGGACCAGGCCCGCGCGCTGATTCGAGGCATCGCCCGTACCGCGTCGGGCGATCTCCGGTTGGCGGTGGACCACCGGTTCCCGGAGCTGTCGGCGTGGTGCGAGGCGCGCGGGCTGGCGGTCCACGGTCCGGCACCGCGGCTGGTGCTCCACGGAAAGGCGTTGCCGGGACCGGC